The sequence below is a genomic window from Croceicoccus marinus.
CCTCACCACCACTGGTTCCAATGGCGCAGTTCTTGTCTGAGGGGCCTTTAATTCCGTCGGTGGTTTCGAGAAATGACGAGCACGCCACTCCCACCTTGCGAAGCCGTGTCATCGATCATCGTATACCGAAAGGCGTGGAGTCGATTGTCGATGCGCAGTCGGTCAAGACTGGCGACAGTGCAACAAAGGCTTTTGCAAAGGGCGACGCATCACCCGCTGCGTCGGAGGCGCTCGGTTCACAAACAGGCCCGGTTCGAGTTCAGACAACCGAAAAAAAGCGGCCAGTGCCCGTTCCTTCTGACTCCACTGAGGATGCCTCCAATCGCAAGTCGTTTCCTGTGATCCGGACCGACCGCGACGAGGCCTGGCCAGGTTCGTCGACAGAAACCGACCCTATCGCCAACCCCGCTCGCCGTGATTTTGTCCGCGCGCAAGAGCAGGATCGAGATGAGGAAGAGAAGCGCAAACCCATTCATAAACCGAACTCGGAAGCGATACGATTAGCGGCTGAAACCTTCAGGGCGCGACAGCTACTGCTCGGAATTCTGGAGCAAGAGCGGCATGTCATAACCAAAGATGCCGAAGGGAGAGTTGCCTTACCCGCAGCCCTATTGCAGCGCGCCGAGCTTCTTCCAGAGCAAATCGCCGATGCGAAAATGCAGGACCGGCTCGCGCGCTTCCACGCTCGCAATAAGTTGGAGCTTCAGGAAATGGCCCGCCAAACTTGCGAGGAACTCTGGTTCGGCGAAGAATTCTGGCAACCTTCCCACCCATCTTCCGCTGAGGTGCTCGACATCTTCCGAAGATGGCGAGACTGCCCTGAAGTTCAGGAAGCATTGCGCAGGACGCATCGGCTTACATCGGGCGCAGACCATACGAACGAACAGGATGCGCGGGAAAAATTTTTTCTCGGATTGCTATTACAACAGGGCGAGGACGGGAATTATTCGTCGAAGGTTTCTTCTGGCAGGGTAGTCGCTTCGCGACCGAGGGGTCCTTGGTCAAGCGATACAGGCTATGGCAGATGATGGGCCGTGTGTGGACGGCCCTCCGTTGGCAAGGGATTTTCGAAGTTCTGCACTGCGCTGGTCGAGGCGGCCATGTGTCCGGCCTTTGATTGCGGCTATGTCATGCGCCGCTGGCCATGATGCCTTTCGCGCGAACCGGGTCCCGACCTATAGCTCGCGCTCGAAGCGCCACGGCCCAAAATGGGTTTTCCCGATCCGGCGGTTTCAACCGGCTTGGTGCATCAACTCCTTTTTGCCCTTTCCAACCTCGTCGACGCAGCAGCTCCGCGCCTTAACTCTACGCCGCCATCGGCAATGGTTCTCGGTAATGTTCGCCGCTGGTCATCAGCGCCCAGACCATGCGCCCATTCTTGTTCGCGAGCGCTACCGCGGCGACCTTGGCGGGGCGGCGAGCAAGCAACTGCACCAGCCAAGGTCGCTTCGTGCCGTGACGCTGTGCGTAACGGATCACCGCCATCGCTCCGACCACCAGCATCTGCCGCAGGTATCGGTTACCAGCGCGTGTGATGCTGCCGAGCCGGTCCTTCCCGCCCGACGAGTTCTGCTTGGGCACGAGCCCGATCCAAGCCGCCAGGTCGCGGCCGGTCCTGAACACACTGAGATCGGCAACCGAGGCAACGAACGCACTCGCAAGGAGCGGGCCCACGCCGGGGATCTCCATTAGCCTGCGACCGAGTTCGGTCCGCCGCGCGCTGGCGAGCACACGCCGATCGTTCTCGAGGATTTGCCGCTTCACGACATCCAGCTGGGCTGCCAGCATCTGCAGACAGAGGCGGGCATCCTCGGGCACGCGATCATCACCGGCATCCGCGACCACCTCGAGCAGCCGCTCGACGCCGAGCCGACCGACAGGTGCCACCACTCCGAACTCGGAGATATGAGCACGAATCGCGTTCGAGATCTGGGTGCGCTGCCGGTTCAGCATCAACCGCACACGGTGGAGCATCATCAAGCTCTGTTGCTCCGGGCTCTTCACCGCGACGAAGCGCATCGTCGGCCGGGTCACCGCTTCGCAGATCGCTTCCGCATCGGCAGCGTCGTTCTTCCCACGCTTGACGTAGGGCTTCACGTGCTGCGCCGGCATCAGCTTCACGTCGTGACCCAGTGCGGTCAGCTCTCGCGCCCAGTAGTGTGAGTTGTTGCACGCCTCGATGCCGACGAGACACCGCGGCAGCTTCGCGAAGAATGGCAGCATCCTGGCTCGCGTCAGTCGGCGGCGGATCAGCACCTCGCCACCTGCTCCAACACCATGCACCTTGAACACCGACTTCGCGATATCCAGACCGATCGTAACGACTTCGCCCATCTCGACTCTCCTTCCAGCTCAACCACGCGATATTACCGCAGGAGGGTGGAGAGCCGTCCACAGCATCAGTAGCGGACTGTCTGCTCCTTGGTCTAAGCATGACCACAACGGAACTAGACATCGACCGCTCGGATCTTAAGTCAGTATAAGAAGTCGCCAGTTCGATCTCGTTTACAAATTGGCGAATTCCTCTCCGAGCGCCAGTGGACTTTCGAACTTTTCCTCTTCCGGCGCGCCGACTGCCGGCTTTTTCCGGATGTGAAGATTGTTCTGCACGCAATCGACCAGAAAGGCGCCGAGATCGCCCATGCGGCAGCGGAAAGCGAGTTTTGGAAGGAATTCCTCCTCGACCAGCAGGTCGCCCGAGGCGGGCTTATTGATGAGCCAGCCCGGACGTACCGCGGTCCAGCGAAGTCCGGGACGTTCCTCGAGCAGCGCCTCCATTTCCTTCATCTGTTCGAGGATGTTGTGCAGGGCGGGCACGACCGTCAGCTTGAACCATGTCGGCAGATTGGGCTGATCGATCACGAAGGCTGCGGAAATCACCGCGATGCGGTCGATCCCGGCCCCCTCCATCCCGTCCAGGATATGGCGCGTGCCGTCCATATAGAGCGGCGGCGGCGACAAGGCGTTGCCGGGCGAGAAACCGACGCCCAGCGTCGAGATCACCGCGTCGCAACCTTCCATGGCTTCGGCGAGGCCGCCTTGAAGAACATCCGCCTGCCGATAGGTCACGCCGTTGATGCGGTCGGCCTCGTCGGGCAGCGCGCGGTCGATCGCGACCACCTCCAGCCCAGCGCGCAAGGCGTGTCTCACGGTTTCGCGACCGGTGGCTCCGCTGGCGCCGAACACTGCGATGCGTTTCTGGCTCAATTTTTATACTCCTTGGGCCGGACAAACCGGAAAAATTGTTGCGATTGACTTTCAAACCGCAATCGCGCCAGCTATGTTCCCCCCAAATGCCGGGTCTTCCCCTATTTCAGGTGGCCACGGCAGATTGATCCGTTCGATTTGGGGAAGCGATGCGAATGTTTGCCGGCAGCTACTGCGGAAGCCCGCCGAGCCTGGCGGAAGTCGCGACGCGCTGGAATTTCGATCCCGCCCTTCTCGCGGTTCTGGCCCTCGGGCTCGCGCTCAGCCTGCGGGCGGGAAACCGGCTGGCGACCGTCGGAATGGCGCTTCTCGCCATCGCTTTCGTCTCGCCTCTGTGCGCCGCGAGCGTGACGCTCTTCTCCGCCCGCTCGCTCCATCATCTGCTGCTGATCCTTGGTGCGCTGTGCTTCGCCATGGCAATGCGCGAGAGCGAGGTATCGAGCCGGCTTGCGCGCTCGCTCTTTCGACGGCGCGTTCCGGTCGGCCCGGCAACCATCGGCATGACCGCGGTGCTGTGGGGCTGGCGCGTGCCTTCGCTCTACGATGCCGCGCTGGCCGACATGCTGGTGTACTGGACGATGCAGCTCTCGATCCTTGCTTCCTCTTTCGCCTTCTGGCTGGCCATTT
It includes:
- a CDS encoding IS110 family transposase; translation: MGEVVTIGLDIAKSVFKVHGVGAGGEVLIRRRLTRARMLPFFAKLPRCLVGIEACNNSHYWARELTALGHDVKLMPAQHVKPYVKRGKNDAADAEAICEAVTRPTMRFVAVKSPEQQSLMMLHRVRLMLNRQRTQISNAIRAHISEFGVVAPVGRLGVERLLEVVADAGDDRVPEDARLCLQMLAAQLDVVKRQILENDRRVLASARRTELGRRLMEIPGVGPLLASAFVASVADLSVFRTGRDLAAWIGLVPKQNSSGGKDRLGSITRAGNRYLRQMLVVGAMAVIRYAQRHGTKRPWLVQLLARRPAKVAAVALANKNGRMVWALMTSGEHYREPLPMAA
- a CDS encoding NAD(P)-dependent oxidoreductase, with the protein product MSQKRIAVFGASGATGRETVRHALRAGLEVVAIDRALPDEADRINGVTYRQADVLQGGLAEAMEGCDAVISTLGVGFSPGNALSPPPLYMDGTRHILDGMEGAGIDRIAVISAAFVIDQPNLPTWFKLTVVPALHNILEQMKEMEALLEERPGLRWTAVRPGWLINKPASGDLLVEEEFLPKLAFRCRMGDLGAFLVDCVQNNLHIRKKPAVGAPEEEKFESPLALGEEFANL
- a CDS encoding cytochrome c oxidase assembly protein, whose amino-acid sequence is MFAGSYCGSPPSLAEVATRWNFDPALLAVLALGLALSLRAGNRLATVGMALLAIAFVSPLCAASVTLFSARSLHHLLLILGALCFAMAMRESEVSSRLARSLFRRRVPVGPATIGMTAVLWGWRVPSLYDAALADMLVYWTMQLSILASSFAFWLAICRASAVGAVGGLLGGTVQMGFLSALLTFATEPLYRIHIAAAPSWGISPLADQQLAGLIMWVGGMAPFAIGAAAIARNAWARQNAAQPAPVVSRNPV